Proteins from one Hydrogenivirga caldilitoris genomic window:
- a CDS encoding glycosyltransferase produces the protein MGAEDKIIIYLPTPLPGGAFNSAMLLAEGLSREGFKVKFVANRKGKMELPSDTVYLNAGDFIRPFKLKTIIEQEKPLAVFSNMLPQNVTLSISKLLLPKNLSSTIKFIGFSRNSSSRIRRGQWYKLPYRLFIKKLYENLDYIIAVSDSVKIDLMKAFFIKEEKIKVIHNPLKHTEIFKKKREPLEKVYEDFFSKGKIIINTSRFAKQKRLDLLIKAFKKISKVREDVRLVLVGSGEEENNLRKLVENLGLKDKVLFIPFSPNPFKYIHRADVFVLTSQDEGFGRVVMESLACGTPVVAYKNEFCDHSSIITDGYNGFQVPFGDEDALVDKVLIYLSKDKKKVACNCVLSTKKFSLRRITCKILELI, from the coding sequence ATGGGGGCGGAAGATAAGATAATCATTTATTTACCAACTCCCTTACCTGGTGGTGCCTTCAACTCAGCGATGCTCCTCGCAGAAGGTTTGAGCAGAGAAGGATTCAAAGTGAAATTTGTAGCTAACAGGAAGGGAAAAATGGAACTCCCATCGGATACTGTATATTTAAACGCCGGTGATTTTATACGACCTTTTAAGCTTAAGACTATAATAGAGCAGGAAAAACCCTTAGCTGTTTTTTCAAACATGTTGCCACAAAATGTCACTCTCTCTATATCCAAATTGCTTCTACCTAAAAACCTCTCATCAACCATAAAATTTATAGGCTTTTCAAGGAATTCTTCTTCTAGAATAAGGAGAGGGCAATGGTACAAACTTCCCTATAGACTGTTTATAAAAAAACTATACGAAAATCTTGATTATATAATAGCTGTCTCTGACTCTGTAAAAATTGATTTAATGAAAGCCTTTTTTATAAAGGAGGAAAAAATCAAGGTCATACATAACCCGCTCAAGCATACAGAAATTTTCAAGAAGAAAAGGGAACCTTTAGAGAAGGTATATGAAGATTTTTTTTCAAAAGGTAAGATTATCATAAACACTTCACGATTCGCTAAGCAGAAAAGACTGGATTTGTTGATCAAAGCTTTTAAAAAAATTTCTAAAGTAAGGGAGGATGTAAGGCTCGTTTTAGTGGGTTCTGGGGAGGAGGAAAATAACTTAAGAAAACTTGTAGAAAACCTAGGATTAAAAGACAAGGTTTTATTTATACCTTTTTCACCGAATCCTTTTAAATACATACATAGGGCAGATGTTTTTGTACTAACCTCTCAAGATGAAGGTTTTGGTCGCGTGGTAATGGAAAGTCTCGCTTGTGGCACTCCAGTTGTGGCTTACAAGAATGAATTTTGCGATCATTCCAGTATAATTACTGATGGATATAACGGTTTTCAGGTACCTTTTGGAGATGAAGATGCTTTGGTAGATAAAGTTCTTATATACTTGTCCAAGGATAAAAAGAAAGTCGCTTGCAATTGTGTTTTATCTACGAAAAAGTTTTCGCTTAGAAGAATAACTTGTAAGATCTTGGAGTTGATATGA
- a CDS encoding ArnT family glycosyltransferase — MKLLAVFLTVLCFISLIPNIGNYQFRGEEALRTMVAYEMDKSGNLMQPTLLGEPYYNKPPLFNWLILLSSKFIPWSELTARAVTLTSLLLTLIIIYTSSRVLVKNEPGVAYLAPLVFISFSDVLFWYGYLAEIDITLTMFNSLALFLLYVGFESNRTIFIVAVGIVIGLSFLLKGLPSYGLWLISCTALLIIYRNKLNNKVLISILVASLIALIIPALWLLNTNDPIFYIKKLFSETVSKVKGQSGVIDYLKHLFMYPVINFKQLLPTSIFVIYMVFRGNRRLPRELRILLFICLLNYLPYLLSAEGKGRYVLPLFPLLAVVFSYLVLQNKKYLKPLILTIFVLAVFRILFGFWALPLLEKQRGPIKESAYKIHSIVGYEDRIACECKTDERKAVCLYLDFLRKDFLKTARLTPDWKYLVSCEPKHKLKEVLNFHIRKDDYVFLYLRQPLTPKR, encoded by the coding sequence ATGAAACTGTTAGCCGTTTTTCTTACGGTGCTTTGTTTTATATCCCTCATACCGAACATAGGTAATTACCAGTTCAGGGGTGAAGAAGCTCTTAGAACGATGGTTGCCTATGAGATGGACAAAAGCGGGAACTTAATGCAACCTACTTTGCTTGGAGAACCGTATTATAACAAACCACCGCTGTTCAACTGGCTTATATTATTAAGCTCAAAGTTTATACCTTGGTCTGAGCTCACAGCACGGGCCGTAACGCTTACATCACTGTTACTGACGCTCATTATTATTTATACGTCTAGCCGAGTGCTTGTGAAAAATGAGCCTGGTGTGGCGTATTTAGCACCTCTCGTATTTATAAGTTTCTCTGATGTCTTATTCTGGTACGGATACCTGGCAGAGATAGATATTACCCTAACTATGTTTAACAGCTTAGCCTTATTTTTGCTTTATGTAGGCTTTGAAAGTAATAGAACAATATTCATTGTGGCTGTAGGAATTGTTATCGGACTTTCCTTTTTACTCAAAGGACTTCCTTCATACGGTCTGTGGCTAATCAGTTGCACTGCGTTGCTTATCATATATAGAAATAAACTTAATAATAAAGTTCTTATAAGTATACTAGTTGCAAGCTTAATAGCTTTAATAATCCCTGCCCTTTGGCTTTTAAATACTAATGACCCGATTTTTTACATTAAAAAGCTATTTAGCGAAACTGTATCAAAAGTAAAAGGTCAGTCTGGAGTCATAGATTATTTAAAACATCTGTTTATGTATCCCGTTATCAATTTTAAACAACTTTTGCCTACGAGCATATTCGTGATATATATGGTCTTTAGAGGGAATCGTAGATTACCAAGAGAGCTGAGAATATTGCTGTTTATATGTTTACTGAACTATTTACCCTACTTGTTATCTGCTGAAGGTAAAGGAAGATATGTACTTCCTTTGTTCCCGTTGTTGGCTGTAGTATTTTCCTACTTGGTATTACAGAATAAGAAGTATTTAAAGCCATTAATTTTGACTATATTTGTGCTTGCTGTATTCAGGATACTGTTCGGTTTTTGGGCTTTACCTTTATTGGAAAAACAGAGGGGACCTATCAAGGAGAGCGCTTATAAGATACACTCTATCGTAGGATACGAAGATAGAATTGCCTGTGAGTGTAAAACAGATGAAAGGAAGGCTGTATGCCTCTACTTGGATTTTCTCAGGAAAGATTTTCTTAAAACTGCTCGGCTAACTCCAGATTGGAAATATTTAGTATCGTGCGAACCTAAACATAAGCTCAAAGAAGTCCTGAATTTCCATATAAGGAAAGATGATTACGTATTTCTGTATCTTAGACAACCTCTAACCCCGAAAAGATAA
- a CDS encoding methionine adenosyltransferase: MANIVVSPMTFEPVYFQDAEIVERKGVGHPDTICDSIAEELSVELSRLYLEEFGAVMHHNVDKALLVGGVANPEFGGGEVVSPIEIYVVGRAVNEKDGRLLPVEEIAIEATRRWIKENIRNLDPDRHTIIKPRIKPGSKDLVDLFLRFQRRGEVPLANDTSFGVGFAPFDDLERIVFETEQFLNSAAIKNEHPEVGEDIKVMGVRIRDRIRITIACAFVSKYVSSVEDYLHKKEAVHTKVKELVSGLTDREVEVFINTADEPESGSVYITVTGTSAEQGDDGQVGRGNRVNGLITPYRPMSLEAAAGKNPVSHIGKIYNVVANLIADRVVKEIEDVEEAYCYIVSQIGKPINEPQVCDVKVRTSRDISGLRDEVMKIAQQELDEMPSTWKKFLNKEFSVA; this comes from the coding sequence TTGGCAAACATCGTTGTTTCACCCATGACCTTTGAGCCCGTTTATTTTCAGGATGCAGAGATAGTAGAGAGGAAAGGCGTAGGTCATCCTGATACAATTTGCGACTCCATCGCTGAAGAGCTTTCCGTTGAGCTCTCAAGACTTTACCTTGAGGAGTTCGGGGCTGTAATGCACCACAACGTGGATAAGGCTCTTCTTGTGGGGGGTGTAGCAAATCCTGAGTTCGGCGGTGGTGAGGTTGTCTCACCTATAGAGATATATGTCGTTGGAAGGGCAGTAAACGAGAAGGATGGTAGGCTTCTTCCTGTTGAGGAGATAGCTATTGAAGCAACCCGTAGATGGATTAAGGAGAATATAAGAAACCTTGATCCCGACAGACATACGATTATAAAACCCAGGATAAAACCGGGGAGTAAAGACCTCGTAGACCTCTTCCTTAGGTTTCAGAGAAGGGGTGAAGTTCCCCTTGCCAACGATACCTCCTTTGGTGTAGGTTTTGCCCCTTTTGATGACCTTGAGAGAATAGTCTTTGAGACTGAACAGTTTCTTAACTCAGCGGCTATTAAAAATGAACACCCGGAAGTAGGGGAAGACATTAAAGTCATGGGTGTTAGGATAAGAGACAGAATAAGGATCACTATAGCTTGTGCCTTTGTAAGCAAGTATGTAAGCAGTGTTGAGGACTATTTGCACAAGAAGGAAGCCGTACATACAAAGGTTAAGGAGCTGGTCTCAGGTCTTACTGATCGGGAGGTTGAGGTGTTCATAAACACAGCGGATGAACCCGAGAGCGGTTCTGTTTATATAACTGTAACAGGGACTTCTGCTGAGCAGGGAGATGATGGACAGGTCGGAAGAGGAAACAGGGTAAACGGTTTAATAACACCATACAGACCCATGAGTCTTGAGGCTGCCGCCGGTAAGAATCCTGTCTCCCACATAGGCAAAATATACAACGTGGTGGCGAACCTAATAGCGGACAGGGTGGTAAAGGAGATAGAGGATGTAGAAGAAGCTTACTGCTATATAGTTTCCCAGATAGGAAAGCCGATAAACGAGCCACAGGTCTGCGATGTAAAGGTCAGGACTTCCAGAGACATATCTGGACTACGTGATGAGGTTATGAAGATAGCTCAGCAGGAACTTGATGAGATGCCCTCTACATGGAAAAAGTTTCTTAACAAAGAGTTTTCTGTGGCTTGA
- the atpH gene encoding ATP synthase F1 subunit delta: MHKSKDIARKAVRLLVRRLPKEKKTLMATGEFISFLAQLYRKSKDARNYFISPFVPKEKKLTLLKEIMNRYEVPSEALEVFDYLLDINALSLLPEMKRLYDHEIEKLMRMSKGFLFLAREIEQKEIDNIVNAIQKTFGRELDIEVGYDSSLIGGFVFKTSGFVVDTSVKRQLEKLLIHGG, translated from the coding sequence ATGCATAAGAGTAAGGATATAGCCAGAAAGGCTGTACGCTTGCTGGTAAGAAGACTCCCCAAGGAAAAGAAAACCCTTATGGCTACTGGAGAGTTTATAAGTTTCCTCGCGCAGCTTTACAGGAAGAGCAAAGACGCAAGAAACTACTTCATCAGTCCTTTTGTACCCAAGGAGAAGAAGCTTACCCTTCTGAAAGAGATAATGAACAGGTACGAAGTTCCTTCTGAAGCGCTTGAGGTCTTTGATTATCTTCTGGATATAAACGCTCTATCCCTTCTTCCTGAGATGAAAAGGTTATACGACCACGAAATTGAAAAGCTTATGAGGATGTCTAAGGGCTTCCTTTTCTTGGCAAGGGAGATAGAGCAGAAGGAGATAGACAATATAGTTAACGCCATTCAAAAAACCTTCGGAAGGGAACTTGATATAGAAGTAGGTTACGATAGCTCTCTAATAGGAGGTTTTGTGTTTAAGACCTCCGGTTTTGTAGTTGATACTTCTGTAAAAAGACAACTTGAAAAACTCTTAATTCACGGAGGTTAA
- a CDS encoding phosphoglucomutase/phosphomannomutase family protein, which yields MIKFGTDGWRAVIGDTFTYENVRRVAKAHAEVLKRKGLRKVVIGYDWRFSSEFFARETYKIFKAEGFEVKLVDKACTTPMVSFAVKYMGFDNGVMITASHNPPQYNGYKIKESFGGSATPSFVREVEEKAKEVDGEPVPEVALEEVNVEKDYLLKVREQVNFELFKERPFRIVHDAMYGTSSGLLAKALEGTMAEVVNLRGYRDPLFGGRAPEPVEKNLRALMEKVRAVGAAIGVANDGDGDRIALVDEKGNFVNAQLVYALLLLHLIKHKNIRDGLVVKTVSTTYLADRICRSEGIELREVPVGFKNINELILKEKVIFGGEESGGYGIPSFLPERDGLMSALFILELLLLKDKPFSEIIREVFDTYGTAYYRRVDFAADETVKKKLTELIEKPPSVVGGKQVVRTITIDGLKLVFGDESWLLFRASGTEPLIRVYAEAPSEGELEELVRSGISLISV from the coding sequence ATGATAAAATTCGGCACCGATGGTTGGAGGGCTGTAATAGGGGACACCTTTACCTATGAAAACGTAAGGAGGGTGGCTAAGGCTCACGCTGAGGTCCTCAAGAGGAAAGGTCTCAGAAAAGTGGTCATAGGTTACGACTGGAGGTTTTCCTCCGAGTTCTTTGCAAGGGAAACGTATAAGATTTTCAAAGCAGAAGGTTTTGAGGTCAAGCTTGTAGACAAAGCCTGCACCACACCAATGGTATCCTTTGCGGTCAAGTATATGGGTTTTGATAACGGGGTTATGATAACAGCATCCCACAACCCTCCTCAGTACAACGGATACAAGATAAAGGAGAGCTTTGGGGGTTCAGCCACTCCCAGCTTTGTGAGAGAAGTTGAGGAAAAAGCAAAAGAAGTAGATGGAGAACCGGTTCCAGAGGTGGCTCTTGAGGAAGTTAACGTAGAAAAAGATTACCTTCTAAAGGTTAGGGAACAGGTAAATTTTGAACTTTTTAAGGAAAGACCCTTCAGAATAGTCCATGACGCGATGTATGGTACATCCTCTGGACTTTTGGCAAAGGCTCTTGAGGGAACCATGGCTGAGGTGGTTAACCTCAGGGGTTACAGAGACCCTCTCTTTGGAGGACGTGCGCCAGAGCCTGTTGAGAAGAATTTAAGAGCTCTCATGGAGAAGGTCAGAGCTGTGGGAGCAGCTATCGGTGTCGCCAACGATGGAGACGGAGACAGGATCGCCCTTGTGGACGAAAAGGGAAACTTTGTCAACGCGCAGCTCGTATATGCCCTCCTGCTTCTTCACCTTATTAAACACAAAAATATTAGAGACGGATTAGTTGTAAAGACTGTCTCCACAACCTACCTGGCTGACAGGATTTGCAGGTCTGAGGGTATAGAACTTAGAGAGGTTCCCGTTGGTTTTAAAAACATAAATGAGCTGATACTGAAGGAAAAGGTGATATTTGGTGGGGAGGAGAGCGGGGGCTACGGTATACCCTCATTTCTACCTGAGAGAGACGGTCTGATGTCTGCTCTCTTTATACTGGAGCTCTTACTCTTGAAAGATAAGCCCTTTTCGGAGATAATCAGGGAAGTTTTTGACACATATGGCACAGCTTATTACAGAAGGGTTGACTTTGCTGCGGACGAAACCGTGAAGAAGAAACTCACGGAGCTGATAGAAAAACCGCCCTCGGTTGTTGGTGGGAAACAGGTGGTGAGGACGATAACTATAGATGGGCTCAAACTGGTTTTTGGAGACGAGAGCTGGCTCCTCTTCAGAGCCTCTGGAACCGAACCCCTTATCCGTGTTTACGCTGAAGCCCCTTCCGAAGGAGAGCTTGAAGAGCTGGTTAGGTCTGGTATCTCCCTGATAAGTGTATAA
- the ndk gene encoding nucleoside-diphosphate kinase: MQRTLIIIKPDAVQKKATGKILDRFIEEGFEIKALKMLRFTEEQAKQFYIVHKDRPFYGELVEFMTSGPVVAAILEGENAIQRVREIIGPTDSEEARKVAPNSVRALFGTDKGKNAIHASDSEESASYEIPFIFSGLEVV; the protein is encoded by the coding sequence ATGCAAAGAACGCTGATAATAATCAAGCCCGATGCCGTCCAAAAGAAGGCTACAGGAAAGATACTTGACAGGTTCATAGAGGAAGGTTTTGAGATTAAAGCCCTCAAGATGTTAAGATTTACCGAAGAGCAAGCAAAGCAGTTTTACATAGTCCATAAGGACAGACCCTTTTACGGCGAGCTCGTTGAGTTTATGACTTCGGGTCCAGTGGTGGCGGCGATATTGGAGGGAGAGAACGCTATTCAGAGAGTTCGGGAGATAATAGGTCCCACCGACAGCGAAGAGGCAAGGAAGGTTGCTCCCAACTCCGTGAGAGCTCTCTTCGGAACAGACAAAGGTAAGAACGCCATCCACGCCTCCGACTCTGAAGAGTCCGCAAGCTACGAAATACCCTTTATCTTTTCGGGGTTAGAGGTTGTCTAA
- a CDS encoding glycosyltransferase family 2 protein, translating to MGKVSVVIPVYNGEKYIEKAIESALKQSIKPLEVIVVDDASEDKTPEIVKNFSGEVVYVRNPENMERAYSRNKGVELSKGEYIFFLDYDDEWRDTYIEESLEELEKGFDIVYSIPRDFINSESALVRVSKKPIPKTIEAIIFNSLIGYPSATSVKKASFLKYRDEYIPREDWEFYIRSYLNGKKIRVLDNRKVMVREHGGRTSKNIRFMLSTLRLFHDYRDKIPKEYLPEFTFHIASICLRFGNLPTGWKLVLRALFKKPTIVLNSRNLINVLKWGIRLDRFAYYMSNH from the coding sequence ATGGGGAAGGTGAGTGTAGTAATTCCCGTATACAACGGTGAGAAATATATAGAAAAAGCTATAGAGTCTGCTCTTAAGCAAAGCATTAAACCATTGGAAGTCATAGTTGTAGATGATGCCTCCGAAGACAAAACTCCTGAAATAGTGAAGAATTTTTCAGGAGAAGTTGTATATGTGCGAAATCCTGAGAATATGGAACGAGCTTATTCACGGAACAAAGGTGTTGAATTATCAAAGGGAGAGTACATTTTCTTTCTTGACTATGATGACGAATGGAGGGACACCTACATAGAGGAATCGTTGGAAGAATTGGAGAAAGGCTTTGATATAGTCTATTCCATACCGAGAGACTTTATAAATTCGGAAAGTGCGTTAGTTAGAGTGTCTAAGAAACCTATTCCTAAAACTATTGAGGCTATCATTTTTAACTCTTTAATAGGATACCCTTCAGCAACATCTGTAAAGAAAGCAAGCTTCTTAAAATACAGAGATGAGTACATACCGAGAGAGGATTGGGAATTTTATATTAGATCTTATTTAAACGGGAAAAAAATCAGGGTTCTAGACAACAGGAAAGTTATGGTAAGAGAGCATGGAGGGAGAACCAGCAAGAACATAAGGTTTATGCTTTCAACTCTGAGACTTTTTCACGACTATAGAGATAAAATTCCCAAAGAGTATCTTCCAGAGTTCACTTTTCATATTGCTTCTATATGTCTACGGTTTGGAAACTTGCCTACTGGCTGGAAACTCGTTTTAAGGGCTCTATTTAAAAAACCCACCATTGTGTTGAACTCGCGCAACCTAATTAACGTATTAAAGTGGGGTATCCGTCTTGATAGGTTTGCATATTATATGTCAAACCACTAA
- a CDS encoding pyridoxal-phosphate-dependent aminotransferase family protein: MKPFKGERIFTPGPVEIPDRIREVLGRQIIHHRTPEFTEAFLETRELFKQLVDCKEDNFVFFASSGTGAMEASVLNFFEEGDKVIAVVGGKFGERWVELGKRWKLKVVELEVEWGKSVDPEAVERLLKENPDTKGVLVQASETSTGVYHDIKALADITRDSDALLVVDAITALGVYSIKPHEWGVDVLVSGSQKAFMLPPGLSMLWFSERAKSQLTDRAYYFNVREELKKQTEGQTAFTPAISLILGLREALLILLEEGMDKVESRYRLISKGMERAMETLGLSIFPKNPSISLTTVKPEDISSEALRKEMLKLGVRVAGGQGKLKGRIFRISHMGMDITDMPVVLSVLEIALKRLGYRVEFGSSVGAYLEAISAGLGYE; encoded by the coding sequence ATGAAACCTTTTAAAGGAGAAAGGATATTTACTCCTGGTCCAGTTGAGATTCCCGACCGCATAAGGGAAGTTCTCGGAAGGCAGATAATACATCACAGGACTCCTGAATTCACGGAAGCTTTCTTGGAAACGAGGGAGTTATTTAAACAGCTTGTTGATTGTAAAGAGGACAACTTCGTTTTCTTTGCCTCTTCTGGGACAGGAGCGATGGAGGCTTCTGTTCTTAACTTCTTTGAAGAAGGGGACAAGGTAATAGCGGTGGTCGGAGGGAAATTCGGTGAAAGGTGGGTGGAGCTGGGGAAGAGATGGAAGCTGAAAGTTGTAGAATTAGAGGTTGAGTGGGGTAAAAGTGTAGACCCTGAGGCAGTTGAGAGACTCCTTAAAGAGAATCCAGACACTAAAGGAGTTCTCGTTCAGGCTTCTGAAACCTCTACGGGCGTATATCACGATATTAAAGCCCTTGCAGATATAACAAGAGACTCTGATGCTCTGCTTGTAGTTGACGCAATTACGGCCCTTGGTGTTTACAGCATAAAGCCCCATGAGTGGGGGGTTGATGTTCTTGTGAGTGGTTCTCAAAAAGCTTTCATGCTTCCTCCGGGATTGTCCATGCTCTGGTTTTCAGAAAGAGCAAAAAGTCAGCTTACTGACAGAGCTTATTATTTTAATGTTCGGGAGGAATTAAAAAAACAGACCGAAGGCCAGACGGCATTTACTCCGGCTATAAGTCTCATACTTGGGCTTAGGGAAGCATTACTTATACTTCTTGAAGAAGGTATGGATAAAGTAGAAAGCAGATACAGGCTTATATCCAAGGGAATGGAGAGAGCAATGGAAACTCTCGGGCTGAGCATCTTTCCGAAAAATCCATCAATTTCTTTAACGACCGTTAAACCTGAGGATATAAGCTCTGAAGCTCTTAGGAAGGAAATGTTAAAGCTCGGGGTCAGGGTTGCAGGAGGACAGGGAAAGTTGAAGGGGAGGATTTTCCGAATCTCCCATATGGGTATGGATATAACAGATATGCCTGTGGTGCTATCCGTTCTGGAAATTGCCTTGAAAAGACTTGGGTATAGGGTAGAGTTTGGTAGTAGTGTGGGAGCCTATTTAGAGGCTATCTCAGCCGGGCTTGGATATGAATAG
- a CDS encoding glycosyltransferase family 2 protein produces the protein MNRFTLSVAIITYNEEDIIGKTLESVKDIASEIVVVDSGSTDRTREIAESYGAKVYIEEWKGYAAQKNSALEKCTQEWVLFLDADEVVSEELRRSIIEELKNPKAEGYLINRRTYYLGKFLKYAWQPEWRLRLVRKEVDPIWESEPHEFLKIKSENIAKLEGDIYHYSYRSLRHQAEKGISFAIDAAVVKYSKGKKVSAVDIVFRPFWAFFRELFFKRAFLEGYRGIIISFMASFYTFLKYAFLFELEMKEKEGKNLWGR, from the coding sequence ATGAATAGGTTTACGTTATCTGTGGCTATTATCACTTACAACGAAGAAGACATAATAGGAAAGACTCTTGAGTCCGTTAAAGATATAGCTTCGGAGATAGTAGTTGTGGACTCGGGCTCTACAGACAGAACCCGAGAAATAGCGGAGTCTTATGGAGCTAAGGTCTATATAGAGGAGTGGAAGGGATACGCAGCTCAAAAGAATTCGGCTCTAGAGAAATGTACTCAGGAGTGGGTGCTTTTCTTGGATGCCGATGAGGTGGTTTCTGAAGAGCTAAGGAGGTCTATTATTGAGGAACTGAAAAACCCTAAAGCAGAGGGCTATCTGATAAACAGGCGGACGTACTATCTTGGGAAATTTTTGAAATATGCCTGGCAACCTGAGTGGAGGCTAAGACTTGTTAGGAAAGAAGTTGATCCTATATGGGAAAGCGAACCTCATGAGTTTTTGAAAATTAAAAGCGAAAATATCGCTAAACTGGAAGGAGACATATATCATTACTCCTATAGGAGCCTTAGACATCAAGCAGAAAAGGGTATAAGCTTTGCTATAGATGCAGCTGTAGTGAAGTATAGTAAAGGGAAAAAGGTCTCTGCTGTTGATATTGTATTTAGGCCATTTTGGGCATTTTTCAGAGAGTTATTCTTTAAAAGGGCATTTTTAGAAGGATATAGAGGGATTATTATTTCATTCATGGCTTCCTTTTACACTTTCTTAAAGTATGCGTTTTTGTTTGAACTTGAAATGAAAGAAAAAGAAGGAAAAAACTTATGGGGAAGGTGA